GGCAAAGTTATAGAACGGCGGTGGAGAAGAAGTTGCCCACTCCAGCGTACGGCCACCCCATGGGTCACCGGTCAGGTCACGGTTCTGATCGCGGTCGCGAATAGAGACGTAGAACTGAATCAGCTGAGACGCGATACCACAGGCAATCAGAACGGCGCCGCCCGCTGCAATCATCAGCATTGGGTGGAACTGCGGATCGATCTGCTGGCTCAGACGACGGGTCATACCCATGAAGCCCAGCACGTACAGCGGCATAAATGCCACGAAGAAGCCGATGATCCAGAACCAGAACGCGCGTTTACCCCAGGTTTCGTTCAGCGTGAAGCCGAACGCTTTTGGCCACCAGTAGGTTACGCCAGCGAAGCAGCCGAAGACGACGCCGCCGATGATAACGTTATGGAAGTGCGCAATCAGGAACAGGCTGTTGTGCAGAACGAAGTCAGCACCTGGAACAGCCAACAGTACGCCGGTCATCCCGCCTACGGAGAAGGTCACGATGAAGCCGATGGTCCACAGCATTGCTGAGTGGAACACAATACGGCCCTGGTACATGGTGAACAGCCAGTTGAAGATCTTAACCCCGGTCGGGATTGCGATAATCATGGTGGTGATACCGAAGAAGGCGTTTACGTTCGCGCCCGCACCCATGGTGAAGAAGTGGTGCAGCCAAACGATGAACGACAGGACGGTAATACACACGGTTGCCCACACCAGCGAGGTGTAACCAAACAGACGTTTACGCGAGAAGGTTGCTGCGATTTCGGAGAACACACCGAAGACCGGCAGAACCAGGATGTACACTTCCGGGTGACCCCATGCCCAAATCAGGTTGATGTACATCATCATGTTGCCACCCATATCATTCGTGAAGAAATGGGTGCCCAGGTAACGATCCAGGGTCAGCAGCGCGATGGTGACGGTCAGAATTGGGAACGACGCGATAATCAGGATGTTGGCGCACAGAGATGCCCAGGTAAATACCGGCATCTTGAACATGGTCATGCCAGGGGCACGCATCTTGATAATGGTCACGAAGAAGTTAATACCGGTCAGGGTAGTACCGACACCGGAGAGCTGCAGCGCCCAAATCCAGTAATCAACACCTACGCCAGGACTGTATTCAATTCCAGAAAGCGGCGGATAGGCCAGCCAACCGGTCTGCGCGAACTCACCGACGCCCAGAGACAGGTTAACCAGAATCACACCGACAACCGTGAACCAGAAGCTCAGGTTGTTCAGGAACGGGAACGCAACGTCACGCGCGCCGATCTGCAGCGGCACAACAACGTTCATCAGACCGATAACCAGCGGCATCGCTACGAAGAAGATCATAATCACGCCATGCGCGGTAAAGATCTGGTCGTAGTGGTGCGGCGGCAGGAAGCCTGCTTCGCCAGCGGAGGCAAGCGCCTGCTGGCTACGCATCATGATCGCATCCGCAAAGCCACGAATTAACATGACGATACCGACGATGCAGTACATGATACCGAGTTTTTTGTGGTCGACCGAAGTCAGCCACTCATTCCACAGGTAGCTCCACTTACCGAAGTAAGTGATCAGGCCAACTAAGGCCGCGCCACCAATGATAATTGCAGCAATCGTAACCATGATAATGGGTTCATGGTACGGCACTGAATCCAGTGTCAATTTTCCGAACATTTTCTTCCTCGGCCCCTTAGTGAGCGGTTTCCGCGTGGCTCATGTCCATGCCTTCCATACCTTCGTGCGCGCTGTGCTCGCCTTCAGGCTGGGTCACGTCCATGCTCATGCCATGTCCCATAAATTTGCCAATAACATCTTTGAACAAATTCGGTTTCACGTTAGAGAAGTACTCCACTTTGTTGTATTCGCTAGGCGTTGCCACTTTGTCGAACGCGGCCATGTCAGACATGGTGTTCGGGGACTGTTTCGCTTTAGCAACCCACTGGTCGAAAGCGGCACGGTCAGGCGTGGCAATGGCTTTGAACTTCATACCTGAGAAGCCCGGGCCACTGTAGCTGGCGGAGATACCGTCATAGGTGCCTGCTTCATTCGCGATCAGGTGCAGGTTAGTCTGCATACCGGCCATCGCGTAAATCTGGCTGCCCAGACGCGGGATAAAGAAGGAGTTCATCACGGAGTTAGAGGTGACTTTGAACTCTACCGGAGTGTTCGCCGGGAAGGCGATTTCATTCACGGTAGCAATGCCCTGTTCCGGATAGATGAAGAACCATTTCCAGTCCATGGAGACCACTTCGATGGTGATAGGTTTCTCATCGTGAACCAGCGGTTTGCTCGGCTCAAGCGCGTGAGTGGTTTTCCATGTCAGTACGGCCAGGAACAGGATGATCAGGATAGGCACCGTCCAGACCACAGCTTCCACTTTATTGGAGTGTGACCAGTTAGGGCTATACTTCGCATCTTTATTGCTCGCACGGTACTTCCACGCAAAACCAACAGCCATCAAAATGGCAGGAATAACGACGATCATCATCAGGCCGAAAGCCGTCAGAATCAGGGAACGTTGTTCCAGTCCAATCTGTCCTTTGGGGTCCAGAAGCGCAGAATCACAGCCACTGAGTAAAACAGTGCCTGCAATTAACGACAACCAGCCCAAACCTTTATTGTATTTCCTAAGTGTCATTTAACGACCTCAATTCCACGGGGACCTTGGTGGCGTTTAAAGTGTGGGGGCATTTTACGGGAAGGTTACATTACTGTAAACATGATTAGGCCTGTGTCAGGAACGTGTTACCGGGTTCTGCCGGATAAGTCACACATGTTGCAAAATATGACCATTTCCAGATGGGAGTCCCGCCGCACGCGGCTTATAACGAATCCAGCCCTGTCTGGGGGGCAAAAAGGGTAATTGGTATAACCATTGTGAAAAAGATACAAATAATTAACAATTAATTATCAATAAAAAGACAAACAAAAAACGGAAAATTAATCTTTCGTTTGCTGAATCGGTTAACGAAATTAGTGTTTATTACAGCTTCCAATAATTTCCGGAATTCTAAGACGCACAAAACAACAAATATTTTTTTAATCAGACAGATTTATTTGCCGTTATAATTTTGCAGGGTGATTACAACGGCAAATAACGTTTTTTATTTTAAGCCGCCTGGGTTTTTCGCATTGCCAGATAGTCGAGCAGCGCCCCGGTCACGATGCCGACCAGCGCCAACAACGCACCAACATCAAGCAACAGCAGGGCAAACGGCAGGTCGAGAGCGGTAGTGGCATTGACAATCAGCACGACCAGCCACAGCGCCAGCATCAGACAGCCCGCCAGCAATACGCGTAAGGCGAAGCGATAGGCCGACGGGTAGAGCGTCCTTTCCATAAAGTGTTCGGTCTGCTGGGTATATTCCAGCGAACGACGGCATATTAATAACAGGAGCAGCCCTGGAATAGCCGCAAACACAGAAAACAGATAGAACTCCGCCCAGCCATGCGCTTCAACAAACCAGCCCGCGATAGGGCCGACGTAGACCCGACCCACCGCAGAGAGCGCAGAGAGCAGGGCGAACTGCGTGGCAGAGAAGGATTTATTGCACAGGGTCATCAGCAGTGCGACAAAGGCGGCTGTCCCCATCCCGCCACACAGGTTTTCGAAGAACACCGCCGCCGCCATGCTGAGCATATGCTTATCGGTGATGGAGAGCAGCCAGTAACCTGCGTTGGATACTCCCTGAAGAATGCCGAATATCAGCAGGGCGCGGAACAGGCTTAAGCGCTGCATTAGTACGCCGCCGTACAGCGCGCCGATAATCGTGGCAATCAGCCCCAGGGTTTTGTTCACGACCCCCACCTCGCCGGCATCAAAGCCCACGCCGCGGATCAGGAAGGTCGTTGTCAGACTCATCGCAAACGCATCGCCAAGTTTATACAACACAATCAGCAGCAGAATGAGCCAGGCGTTGTTGCGGCCAAAGAAGTCGCGCAGCGGTTCAGCGACAGCCTGTTCCAGGGAGCGCGGAACGGGGATCACATCGCTCGGCTCCGGGGCAAGGAACGTGGCGATCATGCAGGGAATAAGCAGGGCGGCCATCAGCCAGTACATTCCCTGCCAGCCGAGGTATCTGTCTGCCAGCCACAGAGCCAGTCCGCCCGAGACCAGCATGCCCAGACGGTAGCCGAGCACGCTGATAGCGGCACCGGCTCCACGCTCTTCGGCTGAGAGCACGTCCGTTTTCCAGGCATCAAACACGATATCCTGCGATGCGGAACAGAAGGCGATGACCACCGCCAGCGCGGCCATCCAGCGAAGCTGTGACGCCGGTTCAAGGAAGCCCATGGCGGCAACCGCCAGCAGCAGCATCGCCTGGGTCATCAGCAGCCAGCCACGACGCCTGCCGAGGAAAGGCGGCGTGTAGCGGTCCATCATGGGTGACCACAGGAACTTAAACACATAGGCCTGGCCGACCAGAGAGAAAAAGCCGATGGTTTTAAGATCGATATTTTCGACGGTCATCCACGCCTGTAGCGTGCCGGAGGTCAGGGCAAGAGGTAAACCGGAGGCGAAACCAAGGATCAGCAGGATAGCTGATTTAGGCTGCTGGAAAATACGTAAATATTGACTGGACATGGGTTAAAACTGACCCGACCGGGAGTCGGGTCAGCGGGCAGACTTAACGTGCGTTCTGCTTGATGAACTCGTGAATGCTGGTGTCCTGCGCCATGTCGGCGATGGTGTCGGTCAGCACGCTGTTAACCGCGTTAGCAATGTTCTGGTTGGAAGCCTGGAAGGCACCTTCAACGGAGTAGCTTGCACGGTAGTTTTTGTTCATCTTATTGCCGTTCTTCGCGGTAGCGATGATGGCGATATCGGCTTTGGTGGCGATGTTATAGCGCACGTTGCCCTGAGAGACGTCTGCATACAGGTTGTTCACGATGATCTGCAGATCGACCGCGCCGCTTGGGCCAATCATATAACCGCGGGAGGTCATCTGCTTCTCAAGCACTTCCTGCAGCAGGAAACGCAGGTCGCGGGAAGCGGTCAGGGTGACCACCTGGTTGTCGCGGGTGACTTTCGCCAGCGCCTGATCGCGACGCTGATCCGCACCGTTGATGCTCACGGTCACGCCCATCAGGCTTGGATCCTGCTGCGGCAGAGTGATTTTTGGTGAAACATCAATGGTGGTTGGTGGAGTTGCGCAGCCCGCCAGCATAAACAGGGCGACTAAAGGGAAAAAGAGTTTTTTTAACATGTTCAGGCTCTCAAGGAATCGTAAGCATATATAGAAAAAAATTGCCGCCATCATAACATCGCCAACGGCAAGGGGAAGTGGTCAACGCATGTAAATTCATCGCCTTGTCTGAAAACTGACCACCTGAAACGCTTTTCCGTTATTCTGGCGACAAATCGACGCTTCCCTTATATGACTTCATACGGTTGAATGAGAAAATCAGACGAAAGCTAAATTTTTGTTGTCTTGTTGTTATGCAAGCGGTAAAAGCGGCTAACATTTAAAGGGATGGGTGACATCTCAGCGTTGTCGGAGGAGTAATTTCATGATGATACGTGAACAGATTGAAGATAAGTTAAGGGCGGCGTTTGAACCTGTGTTCCTTGAAGTCGTCGACGAAAGCTATCGTCATAACGTACCGGCAGGCTCTGAAAGCCACTTTAAGGTGGTGCTGGTCAGCGACCGTTTTGCTGGCGAGCGTTTTCTCAATCGTCACCGTATGATTTACGGAACCCTGACGGAGGAGCTCTCGACCACGGTCCACGCGCTGGCGTTACACACATATACGATCAAAGAGTGGAAGGGGTTACAGGATACGATTTTCGCGTCGCCGCCGTGCCGGGGAGCTGGGACGATCGCGTAATAAATCCTGTTTGCAACAACGGGAACTTTTCCAGTATGTTGCATAAAGAATACGTCAAAGCGGCCTGCGGGCCGTTTTGTTTTGTCCGGGTTTTGGGACGGTGGCGCGATTTTAAGGCTAAAAATAGCCTTAAATTGTGAAAAAAGCCGCAGCAACATGCGCCAACCGTTCTCGACTCACTAAAGTGATGCCGCTATAATGCCGCGTCTTAATGAATGTCTTCGGGATGATTCTGGCGACAGGGAATGTGAATCTGCTACAAGAGAGCATCCCGGTATTGCGAGGCAAATTCAGAGTTGACCGAGCACTGTGATTTTTTTGAGGTAACAAGATGCAAGTTTCAGTTGAAACCACTCAAGGCCTTGGCCGCCGTGTAACGATTACAATCGCTGCTGACAGCATCGAAAACGCTGTAAAAAGCGAGCTGGTCAACGTAGCGAAGAAAGTCCGTATTGACGGCTTCCGCAAGGGCAAAGTACCGATGAATGTCGTTGCTCAGCGTTATGGCGCTTCTGTTCGCCAGGACGTGCTGGGTGACCTGATGAGCCGCAACTTCGTTGACGCGATCATCAAAGAAAAAATCAACCCAGCCGGTTCCCCGACCTATGTTCCGGGCGAATACAAACTGGGCGAAGACTTCACCTACTCCGTCGAGTTCGAAGTTTATCCAGAAGTTGAGCTGAAAGGTCTGGACGCGATTGAAGTTGAAAAACCAATCGTTGAAGTGACTGAAGCTGACGTTGACGGCATGCTGGACACCCTGCGTAAGCAGCAGGCGACCTGGAAAGACAAAGACGGCGCTGCTGATGCAGAAGACCGTGTCACCATCGACT
This DNA window, taken from Leclercia adecarboxylata, encodes the following:
- the ampG gene encoding muropeptide MFS transporter AmpG, producing MSSQYLRIFQQPKSAILLILGFASGLPLALTSGTLQAWMTVENIDLKTIGFFSLVGQAYVFKFLWSPMMDRYTPPFLGRRRGWLLMTQAMLLLAVAAMGFLEPASQLRWMAALAVVIAFCSASQDIVFDAWKTDVLSAEERGAGAAISVLGYRLGMLVSGGLALWLADRYLGWQGMYWLMAALLIPCMIATFLAPEPSDVIPVPRSLEQAVAEPLRDFFGRNNAWLILLLIVLYKLGDAFAMSLTTTFLIRGVGFDAGEVGVVNKTLGLIATIIGALYGGVLMQRLSLFRALLIFGILQGVSNAGYWLLSITDKHMLSMAAAVFFENLCGGMGTAAFVALLMTLCNKSFSATQFALLSALSAVGRVYVGPIAGWFVEAHGWAEFYLFSVFAAIPGLLLLLICRRSLEYTQQTEHFMERTLYPSAYRFALRVLLAGCLMLALWLVVLIVNATTALDLPFALLLLDVGALLALVGIVTGALLDYLAMRKTQAA
- the cyoB gene encoding cytochrome o ubiquinol oxidase subunit I, whose translation is MFGKLTLDSVPYHEPIIMVTIAAIIIGGAALVGLITYFGKWSYLWNEWLTSVDHKKLGIMYCIVGIVMLIRGFADAIMMRSQQALASAGEAGFLPPHHYDQIFTAHGVIMIFFVAMPLVIGLMNVVVPLQIGARDVAFPFLNNLSFWFTVVGVILVNLSLGVGEFAQTGWLAYPPLSGIEYSPGVGVDYWIWALQLSGVGTTLTGINFFVTIIKMRAPGMTMFKMPVFTWASLCANILIIASFPILTVTIALLTLDRYLGTHFFTNDMGGNMMMYINLIWAWGHPEVYILVLPVFGVFSEIAATFSRKRLFGYTSLVWATVCITVLSFIVWLHHFFTMGAGANVNAFFGITTMIIAIPTGVKIFNWLFTMYQGRIVFHSAMLWTIGFIVTFSVGGMTGVLLAVPGADFVLHNSLFLIAHFHNVIIGGVVFGCFAGVTYWWPKAFGFTLNETWGKRAFWFWIIGFFVAFMPLYVLGFMGMTRRLSQQIDPQFHPMLMIAAGGAVLIACGIASQLIQFYVSIRDRDQNRDLTGDPWGGRTLEWATSSPPPFYNFAVVPHIHERDAFWEMKEKGEAYKQPAHYEEIHMPKNSGAGIVIAAFATVFGFAMIWHIWWLAIVGFAGIVISWIVKSFDEDVDYYVPVREVEILEKQHFDEIAKAGLKNGN
- a CDS encoding lipoprotein, whose translation is MLKKLFFPLVALFMLAGCATPPTTIDVSPKITLPQQDPSLMGVTVSINGADQRRDQALAKVTRDNQVVTLTASRDLRFLLQEVLEKQMTSRGYMIGPSGAVDLQIIVNNLYADVSQGNVRYNIATKADIAIIATAKNGNKMNKNYRASYSVEGAFQASNQNIANAVNSVLTDTIADMAQDTSIHEFIKQNAR
- the cyoA gene encoding cytochrome o ubiquinol oxidase subunit II; translated protein: MTLRKYNKGLGWLSLIAGTVLLSGCDSALLDPKGQIGLEQRSLILTAFGLMMIVVIPAILMAVGFAWKYRASNKDAKYSPNWSHSNKVEAVVWTVPILIILFLAVLTWKTTHALEPSKPLVHDEKPITIEVVSMDWKWFFIYPEQGIATVNEIAFPANTPVEFKVTSNSVMNSFFIPRLGSQIYAMAGMQTNLHLIANEAGTYDGISASYSGPGFSGMKFKAIATPDRAAFDQWVAKAKQSPNTMSDMAAFDKVATPSEYNKVEYFSNVKPNLFKDVIGKFMGHGMSMDVTQPEGEHSAHEGMEGMDMSHAETAH
- the bolA gene encoding transcriptional regulator BolA, coding for MMIREQIEDKLRAAFEPVFLEVVDESYRHNVPAGSESHFKVVLVSDRFAGERFLNRHRMIYGTLTEELSTTVHALALHTYTIKEWKGLQDTIFASPPCRGAGTIA